In Acidaminococcus timonensis, one DNA window encodes the following:
- a CDS encoding ketopantoate reductase family protein encodes MKIAVFGVGGTGGVLGGYLAAAGNDVTFLARGRHLEAMQQNGLRIHTKHRGDILVRPVQATTAEAYDDTPDVLLVCVKYYNLEDAIALARRVAGPDTLVVPVLNVFGTGGVMQKQLPDTTVLDGCMYVFARIGGPGIIEQPQKTLRCFFGFRPGQEERLAPKARELEQRMQETGIQAHFTDQIQRDALVKFSFVSPMGAAGLYLDAVSDDFQKPGEARDLFVGLVKEVIALGTAMGITFENDLLEKDLQLMDGSEKGMTTSMQRDVAKGGKSEFAGLVTRIAEMGKEYGVPTPLYDKIAAWGRERGIR; translated from the coding sequence ATGAAAATCGCAGTGTTCGGCGTCGGGGGGACCGGCGGCGTATTGGGCGGCTATCTGGCCGCCGCGGGGAATGATGTGACGTTCCTGGCCCGGGGACGACACCTGGAAGCCATGCAGCAGAACGGCCTGCGCATCCATACAAAGCATCGGGGCGACATCCTGGTGCGTCCGGTGCAGGCCACCACGGCGGAAGCCTATGACGACACGCCCGACGTGCTGCTGGTGTGTGTGAAATACTACAATTTGGAGGATGCCATTGCCCTGGCCAGACGGGTAGCCGGCCCCGATACCCTGGTGGTGCCCGTACTGAACGTTTTCGGCACCGGCGGTGTCATGCAGAAACAGCTGCCGGATACCACGGTACTGGATGGCTGTATGTACGTGTTCGCCCGCATCGGTGGTCCGGGCATCATCGAACAGCCCCAGAAGACCCTGCGTTGCTTCTTCGGCTTCCGGCCGGGACAGGAGGAACGACTGGCGCCCAAGGCTCGGGAACTGGAACAGCGGATGCAGGAGACGGGCATCCAGGCCCATTTCACGGACCAGATCCAGCGGGACGCCCTGGTGAAGTTCAGCTTTGTGTCGCCCATGGGAGCGGCCGGGCTGTACCTGGATGCGGTCAGCGACGATTTCCAGAAACCGGGGGAGGCCCGGGACCTGTTCGTGGGCCTGGTGAAGGAAGTTATCGCTTTGGGGACGGCTATGGGCATCACCTTCGAGAATGACCTGCTGGAAAAAGACCTGCAGCTCATGGACGGTTCGGAAAAGGGCATGACCACCTCCATGCAGCGGGACGTGGCGAAAGGCGGCAAATCGGAATTCGCCGGCCTGGTGACCCGCATTGCAGAAATGGGGAAGGAGTACGGCGTCCCCACGCCTCTGTACGACAAAATTGCAGCCTGGGGCCGGGAGCGAGGAATCCGATAA
- a CDS encoding M20 family metallopeptidase → MQNLIHQYISDHRQAMLDLWKEIVNTESGTRQLDGVNAVGAILTRELEQAGAVVHRVPVKNAGEMIVGDWNWEAGGAPVVFMGHMDTVFPAGEAERNPFRIDGEGFAHGPGVTDMKAGLVIGVYALKALAACGWKKRPIRFIGVPDEENLHMLSNAKELIPREAQGALAAFNFEPGPLDDSLVIGRYGGGPVSITVHGVAAHSGSAPEKGRSAILEAAHKILALEAANDIPRGKLINCGAIEGGIGENTVPACCRIRIGIRYKNEAIGKEIYDLLDQVVAAHTVPDTTAELDVSRVMHCMETTDGVRKLYEHVAATAEKLGYHRPEGIQVGGLSDAGLLVAAGIPTLCGMGVRGEGSHTPGERAEVESLFQRCELAACAAAEL, encoded by the coding sequence ATGCAAAATCTCATCCATCAATACATTTCTGATCACCGTCAGGCCATGCTGGACCTCTGGAAGGAAATCGTCAATACGGAAAGCGGGACCCGGCAGCTGGACGGGGTGAACGCCGTGGGGGCCATCCTCACCCGTGAACTGGAACAGGCCGGGGCCGTGGTGCATCGGGTACCGGTGAAAAATGCCGGGGAAATGATCGTGGGCGATTGGAATTGGGAGGCCGGCGGGGCGCCCGTGGTATTCATGGGCCATATGGACACGGTGTTCCCGGCGGGGGAAGCGGAACGCAATCCTTTTCGAATCGATGGGGAAGGGTTTGCCCACGGTCCCGGCGTCACAGATATGAAGGCCGGGCTGGTGATCGGGGTGTATGCCCTGAAGGCACTGGCAGCCTGCGGCTGGAAAAAGCGTCCCATCCGGTTCATCGGGGTGCCCGACGAGGAAAATCTGCATATGCTTTCCAACGCCAAGGAGCTGATTCCCCGGGAGGCCCAGGGAGCCCTGGCCGCCTTCAACTTTGAACCGGGGCCCCTGGATGACAGCCTGGTGATCGGGCGCTACGGCGGCGGTCCGGTTTCCATTACGGTCCATGGGGTGGCGGCTCACTCCGGCAGCGCACCGGAAAAGGGCCGGTCGGCCATCCTGGAAGCCGCTCACAAGATCCTGGCCCTGGAGGCGGCCAATGACATTCCCCGGGGCAAGCTGATCAACTGCGGGGCCATCGAAGGGGGCATCGGGGAGAACACCGTCCCGGCCTGTTGCAGGATCCGCATCGGTATCCGCTACAAAAATGAAGCCATCGGCAAAGAGATCTATGACTTGCTGGACCAGGTGGTGGCTGCCCATACGGTGCCTGACACCACGGCGGAACTGGATGTGAGCCGGGTGATGCACTGCATGGAGACCACCGACGGGGTGCGGAAACTGTACGAGCATGTGGCAGCCACGGCAGAAAAACTGGGGTACCACCGTCCGGAAGGCATCCAGGTGGGCGGACTGTCCGATGCAGGCCTTCTGGTGGCAGCGGGCATCCCCACCCTGTGCGGCATGGGGGTACGGGGCGAAGGGTCCCATACACCCGGGGAACGGGCGGAAGTGGAATCCCTGTTCCAGCGTTGCGAACTGGCAGCCTGTGCAGCAGCGGAGTTGTAG
- a CDS encoding S-layer homology domain-containing protein: protein MALGHNSNVSYASTGVGEGTKASNTGTAVGYGSQSSGYQSAAVGAGSQATGQNAVSLGGGGAWGDYSIALGSGAGTNAHAIALGQNSGAWGENAIAIGEGTNAWRANSIVLGKNSKSGADKNIEGYDPRTGVASMDDTSTWYSTDEAVSIGRAEERNDEGNITVSAITRQLNNLAAGTLDTDAVNVAQLKAATQKVNMHDYSVWSPDTETDTNYTNGGAVAKNSMAAGVSASTTEDAENAVAIGYGAQAEGYGATVIGQYGKATGRYALAFGGQQTDTTAEQADNVASGDNALSFGERTTASGTNATAFGQETKALEKRATAFGQRTQATQSNATAFGIDTTASGQNATVFGNLTQATAIGATAFGNKNQATGQYATAWGGGDKVISNEDGTTTKIGTVASGTYATAFGERTTASGESATAFGSDSTASGKNSLAFGENSTAAAENSLAALGGTVAASATNAAAIGSGAKATLEDSVALGSGAVADRKSGAKGYDLLTKGDTTNTTAAWVSNANAIAVGNGSTLTRQITGVAAGSQDTDAVNVAQLKAAGFKVTTQNDGSISSSILNGDTLDFEGRDNAIVSTSKDSKTITVAVSKTPTFDSAVFYNPNPSAGQNNEKVTIANGQVTAGTAQIGRAPADTLKLTENGKETEKAAPAGSYVTGLSNKDWNTTNPSYVSGRAATEDQLAKVSEAIGNATTAAGKRTVVTVNDKFNPAEATPSATAGAYGDYDSNGGNLMIAAKKDSDGVLTYNIKLNDQLAIGQKGEPGVAGKDGKDGKVTVETKGGTTVVIGHDGEPGKDGKDGLFVTGKDGADGVSVTGPNGADGTDGKVGISGTDGKDAVSIAGKDGVGHIGLTGPKGEKGKDGISIDITTDLKSATLDDGKNVKTVIKDKEGKETTIEQAPRIQYQSDGKNYEVATMDDGLKFVGNDGKEVSKKLNSTLSLTGGITDGDALKKASSKNLGVRSNEKGDGLEIVMTDTPDFTKVTVGEGNDTTGKITIGKQTVTGKKSDGSDGAAQTGNYITGLDNKAWDKDNVVENRAATEGQLKDAIQQISGKAQGGFGLADETGNTVKQDLGGTIAVKGDGKNIQTKVKDGGLEISLNKDVDLGTDGSVKAGNTTIDQDGVDTNQVKVGGITITDQGINGGAKQITNIASGIDGNQYKTAGDNNAASIGDVKQLAQQEAQASEARSGKNITVKDHTVNLNDDINLGNDPTKQVTVKGSEGQVTIGSGDKPLTLGQQANGAGDKNPATGNFLNGLDNRNWDGEHIQNGRAATEDQLKTVSDKVKSGRVFQGDDGQKVTVGLGDTLKIQGGAKDVSSDNNIGIVKGAADTLQVRLAKDLTGLNSVTTGNTTINNGGLTIKTGDANRTITVQDGNVNMGGNTISGVAPGKVSPDSTEAVNGSQLYARDQAIGKLGNTVNHLDNKINRAGAGAAALAALHPQDFDPDDKWDFAAGYGNYHGASAAAIGAFYRPTEDVMVSVGGSMGGGENMVNAGVTFKLGQHNHVSNSRVAMAKEIRDLKATVGQLTQMVNQLTGNGGGRTLPLRKGDTLFPDVPKNHWAYDYVTKLAQAGLLEGYPDGEFKGNRMMTRYEFATLVYRAIMGGAAADPKLNQGGTLDRLVDEFGDELQYIRIVVIDRDKDGKPTIERVRTVEDDRKHHHGKEREQQPLEQGL from the coding sequence GTGGCTTTGGGCCACAATTCCAATGTATCCTATGCAAGTACCGGCGTAGGGGAAGGGACCAAAGCCTCCAATACGGGCACGGCTGTAGGCTATGGGTCCCAGTCTTCCGGCTATCAATCTGCTGCGGTTGGGGCTGGTTCCCAAGCTACGGGACAAAATGCAGTCTCTTTGGGCGGGGGCGGAGCCTGGGGTGATTACAGCATTGCCCTGGGATCTGGCGCCGGGACCAATGCTCACGCCATTGCTCTGGGCCAGAACAGCGGGGCCTGGGGAGAAAACGCCATTGCCATCGGGGAAGGAACCAATGCCTGGCGGGCCAATTCCATTGTATTGGGAAAAAATTCCAAATCCGGTGCTGATAAAAATATAGAAGGCTATGATCCGCGGACCGGGGTGGCTTCTATGGACGATACATCAACCTGGTATTCCACGGATGAAGCTGTTTCCATCGGCCGGGCAGAAGAACGGAATGACGAGGGTAATATCACAGTCTCCGCCATTACCCGTCAGCTGAACAATCTGGCTGCTGGTACTCTCGATACGGATGCTGTCAACGTGGCCCAGCTGAAAGCCGCTACCCAGAAGGTCAATATGCATGACTACAGCGTCTGGTCTCCTGATACGGAAACAGATACCAACTACACCAATGGAGGCGCTGTAGCCAAGAATTCCATGGCAGCTGGGGTCAGCGCATCTACAACGGAGGATGCGGAAAACGCCGTAGCCATCGGCTATGGCGCCCAGGCGGAAGGTTATGGCGCCACGGTCATCGGCCAGTATGGCAAAGCCACCGGCCGCTATGCCCTGGCCTTTGGCGGTCAGCAGACCGATACCACCGCCGAGCAGGCCGACAATGTGGCCAGCGGGGATAATGCCCTGTCCTTCGGCGAACGGACCACGGCGTCCGGTACGAACGCTACTGCTTTTGGCCAGGAAACAAAAGCTTTGGAAAAACGGGCAACGGCCTTTGGACAGAGAACCCAGGCCACCCAGTCCAATGCCACGGCTTTCGGCATCGATACCACGGCTTCCGGGCAGAATGCTACGGTCTTTGGCAATCTGACCCAGGCAACCGCGATCGGCGCCACGGCTTTTGGCAACAAGAATCAGGCCACCGGCCAGTATGCCACGGCCTGGGGCGGCGGGGATAAAGTCATCTCCAATGAGGATGGTACTACAACGAAAATCGGTACTGTAGCCAGCGGCACCTATGCCACCGCCTTTGGGGAACGGACCACCGCCAGCGGAGAAAGTGCCACGGCCTTCGGCAGCGATTCCACGGCCAGTGGGAAAAATTCCCTGGCTTTCGGGGAAAACTCCACGGCTGCGGCAGAAAATTCATTGGCTGCTTTGGGCGGCACAGTCGCAGCGTCGGCCACCAATGCCGCCGCCATCGGCAGCGGTGCTAAGGCGACCCTGGAGGACAGTGTAGCTCTGGGCAGCGGGGCAGTGGCAGACCGCAAGAGCGGAGCCAAGGGCTATGATCTGCTGACGAAGGGAGATACCACCAATACGACTGCGGCGTGGGTTTCCAATGCCAATGCCATCGCTGTCGGAAACGGCAGCACCCTGACCCGTCAGATTACCGGCGTAGCAGCAGGCTCCCAGGATACAGATGCCGTCAACGTCGCCCAGCTCAAAGCAGCGGGCTTCAAGGTCACCACCCAGAACGATGGCAGTATTTCCAGCTCCATCCTCAACGGCGATACCCTGGATTTTGAAGGCAGGGACAACGCCATTGTCTCCACGTCCAAGGACAGCAAGACCATTACTGTGGCCGTCAGCAAGACTCCGACCTTTGACAGTGCTGTCTTCTACAATCCCAATCCATCCGCAGGACAGAACAACGAAAAAGTGACCATTGCCAATGGACAGGTCACCGCCGGTACTGCCCAGATCGGCAGGGCTCCGGCTGATACGCTGAAGCTCACTGAAAATGGCAAAGAAACGGAAAAGGCAGCTCCCGCCGGCAGCTATGTGACAGGCCTTTCCAACAAGGACTGGAATACCACGAATCCGTCCTACGTCAGCGGCCGGGCGGCTACGGAAGACCAGCTGGCCAAGGTCAGCGAAGCCATTGGCAATGCCACCACTGCCGCCGGCAAGCGCACCGTGGTCACAGTCAACGACAAGTTCAACCCCGCCGAAGCTACTCCAAGCGCCACGGCCGGTGCATACGGTGACTATGATTCCAACGGCGGCAACCTGATGATTGCAGCCAAGAAAGACAGCGATGGCGTGCTGACCTACAACATCAAGCTCAACGACCAGTTGGCTATCGGCCAGAAGGGCGAGCCGGGTGTGGCCGGTAAAGACGGCAAGGACGGTAAAGTCACTGTGGAAACCAAGGGCGGCACCACCGTTGTCATCGGCCATGATGGCGAGCCGGGCAAAGATGGCAAAGACGGTCTCTTCGTCACCGGTAAGGATGGCGCAGACGGTGTTTCCGTCACCGGCCCGAACGGCGCTGACGGAACTGACGGCAAAGTTGGCATTTCCGGAACGGACGGCAAAGATGCGGTTTCGATTGCTGGCAAGGACGGCGTGGGCCATATCGGCCTGACCGGTCCGAAAGGTGAGAAGGGCAAGGATGGCATCTCCATCGACATCACGACGGATCTCAAGTCGGCTACGCTGGATGATGGCAAGAATGTCAAGACAGTCATCAAAGACAAGGAAGGCAAAGAAACGACCATCGAGCAGGCTCCGCGCATCCAGTACCAGAGTGATGGCAAAAACTACGAAGTGGCTACCATGGACGATGGCCTGAAGTTCGTGGGCAATGACGGCAAAGAAGTCAGCAAGAAGCTCAATTCGACTCTGTCGCTTACGGGCGGCATCACCGATGGGGATGCACTGAAAAAGGCATCCAGCAAGAATCTGGGCGTCCGCAGCAATGAAAAGGGCGATGGCCTGGAAATCGTCATGACCGATACGCCGGACTTTACCAAAGTCACGGTGGGCGAAGGAAATGACACGACCGGGAAAATCACCATCGGGAAGCAGACCGTTACCGGCAAGAAATCGGATGGCAGTGACGGAGCAGCCCAGACCGGCAACTACATCACCGGCTTGGACAACAAGGCCTGGGACAAAGACAATGTGGTGGAAAACCGTGCCGCTACGGAAGGCCAGCTGAAGGACGCCATCCAGCAGATTTCCGGTAAGGCACAGGGCGGTTTCGGCCTGGCAGATGAAACGGGTAACACCGTGAAGCAAGACCTGGGCGGTACCATTGCCGTCAAGGGCGATGGAAAGAACATCCAGACGAAAGTCAAGGACGGTGGTCTGGAAATTTCCCTGAACAAAGATGTGGACCTGGGGACCGATGGCAGTGTGAAAGCCGGGAACACCACCATCGATCAAGATGGAGTGGATACCAACCAGGTGAAAGTGGGTGGTATCACCATTACGGACCAGGGCATCAACGGCGGGGCCAAGCAGATCACCAACATCGCCAGCGGCATCGACGGCAACCAGTATAAAACTGCCGGCGACAACAACGCCGCCAGCATCGGAGATGTGAAGCAGCTGGCCCAGCAGGAAGCTCAGGCTTCTGAGGCCAGGAGCGGCAAGAACATCACCGTGAAAGACCATACGGTGAACCTGAATGATGATATCAACTTAGGCAATGATCCCACCAAACAGGTCACTGTCAAAGGCTCTGAAGGTCAGGTGACCATCGGTTCCGGAGACAAGCCCCTGACCCTGGGCCAGCAGGCCAATGGGGCTGGGGACAAGAACCCGGCCACCGGCAACTTCCTGAACGGCCTGGACAACAGGAACTGGGATGGTGAACACATCCAGAACGGCCGGGCCGCCACGGAAGACCAGCTGAAGACCGTCAGCGACAAGGTGAAGAGCGGCCGGGTCTTCCAGGGTGATGATGGCCAGAAGGTCACCGTAGGCCTGGGCGATACCTTGAAGATCCAGGGCGGTGCCAAAGATGTGAGCAGTGATAACAATATTGGCATCGTCAAAGGTGCCGCTGATACGCTGCAGGTCCGTCTGGCCAAGGACCTGACCGGCCTCAACAGCGTCACCACGGGCAACACGACTATTAACAACGGTGGCCTCACCATCAAAACCGGCGATGCCAACCGCACCATTACCGTGCAGGACGGCAACGTCAACATGGGCGGCAATACCATCAGCGGCGTGGCGCCCGGAAAGGTATCTCCTGATTCCACGGAGGCCGTGAACGGCAGCCAGCTCTATGCCCGGGATCAGGCCATCGGCAAACTGGGCAATACGGTTAACCATCTGGATAACAAGATCAACCGGGCCGGTGCCGGTGCGGCCGCTTTGGCAGCCCTCCATCCCCAGGACTTCGATCCGGATGACAAATGGGATTTTGCCGCTGGGTACGGCAACTACCATGGAGCCAGTGCAGCGGCCATCGGGGCCTTCTACCGGCCTACGGAAGATGTGATGGTCAGTGTGGGCGGCAGCATGGGCGGCGGTGAGAACATGGTGAATGCCGGCGTCACCTTCAAGCTGGGCCAGCACAACCATGTGTCCAACAGCCGGGTGGCCATGGCCAAGGAAATCCGGGATCTGAAAGCCACCGTGGGCCAGCTGACCCAGATGGTGAATCAGCTGACCGGCAATGGCGGCGGCAGGACCCTGCCCCTGCGGAAAGGGGATACCCTGTTCCCGGATGTACCTAAGAACCACTGGGCCTACGACTATGTGACCAAACTGGCTCAGGCCGGGCTGCTGGAAGGGTACCCGGACGGAGAATTCAAGGGGAACCGGATGATGACCCGCTACGAATTCGCCACCCTGGTGTACCGGGCCATTATGGGCGGTGCGGCAGCCGATCCCAAACTGAACCAGGGAGGGACCCTGGACAGACTGGTGGATGAATTTGGCGACGAACTGCAATATATCCGCATTGTGGTCATCGATCGGGATAAGGACGGAAAGCCCACCATTGAGCGGGTGCGGACGGTGGAAGATGACCGGAAGCACCACCATGGGAAAGAAAGAGAGCAGCAGCCTCTGGAGCAGGGACTGTGA
- a CDS encoding flavodoxin family protein — protein sequence MKVLLLNGSRREKGCTYTALSLVAKELEAAGIDTEIIYIGLNTVNGKLDALVKDVAAKMKEADGLVVGSPVYYASPTGEIQVFLDRFAGVAGADLRHKPAAAIASARRAGTSTTLDVLNKYLMYNEMPVVSSNYWNMVHGNTPEEVLQDKEGVQIMETLGRNMAWLLKSIEAGKKAGVAEPAKPVKVMTNFIR from the coding sequence ATGAAAGTATTGTTGTTGAACGGCAGCCGCCGGGAAAAAGGCTGCACCTATACGGCTCTGTCCCTGGTGGCCAAAGAGCTGGAAGCCGCGGGTATCGACACGGAAATCATCTACATCGGCCTGAATACAGTGAACGGCAAACTGGACGCTCTGGTGAAGGACGTGGCCGCCAAAATGAAAGAGGCCGATGGCCTGGTGGTAGGGTCTCCGGTGTATTATGCATCTCCCACCGGTGAGATCCAGGTGTTCCTGGATCGGTTCGCCGGTGTGGCCGGCGCCGATCTGCGTCACAAACCGGCTGCTGCCATTGCTTCTGCCCGGAGAGCCGGCACCAGCACCACCCTGGATGTGCTGAACAAGTATCTGATGTACAACGAAATGCCCGTTGTTTCCAGCAACTACTGGAACATGGTCCATGGCAACACGCCGGAAGAAGTGCTGCAGGACAAAGAAGGGGTCCAGATCATGGAAACCCTGGGCAGGAACATGGCCTGGCTGCTGAAGAGCATCGAAGCCGGTAAAAAAGCGGGGGTAGCAGAACCGGCCAAACCGGTGAAAGTCATGACGAATTTCATCCGGTAA